One bacterium genomic region harbors:
- a CDS encoding T9SS type A sorting domain-containing protein: protein MFKKSILVFSFVLFCMCITPAAWSATFTVTSNLDAGPGTLRDAIILANSNGNPTVRDTIDFSLPFPGNVIVLLSALPTIVENVQILGNNSGSFVKLVGGGAMFFSGISINDPANAQIILTDLSLVAFNYAVHVQSSNVIIYHCWFGTDWADNISAGQNSYGIYDVGSNLSTYGGSGSLFRNVIVQSSIAGIYLNGSTNTRIWGNYIGVDNAGSAVLGSQTTGIMLHDTTAVTVGGSFTGSNGNVISGNVNGIILEGTACTNNTVSGNIIGLSFDQSSAIANTDMGVHLYNEANNNFIGTTAAGSYNVIAGNGTGVGITNAGIFISGSPAPYENFIQNNYIGLNTSNAPFSNQKGIYIMNGVGNLIGGFRDANMGNVISGNTDGTVNSGGIVCQDEGNTISGNYIGTDDTGVNAVPNYCGISIEADGNMVGVTLTAKDTQRNVISGNTYRGIQISDAVGTSIAGNYLGLTADGATGLANGYDSIYLGSTATQTLIGGNHDNLRNVIAGSNGNNFAIHCVGSSNNMVVNNYVNCNAAGTVSDTTFQNQESLRMNNLTGVNPAYGNYVADNYLCTEVGLSDAHGNTFVGNAFGVLPNGTEVTWSSPYPEGITIWNGATGNMFGLKGGQGNLFAGQPLNDGIRINGGTCLQNGIYGNTITGMSLLPINLLSGANLGYAAPVISVATTEYGVTITANASTDYVEVFLAGRDYGNNPEGSLRYLGIAANLFGNTFWFQPSGYVSGDWIAATCSDISNNTSMYSAAYQVSAPPTATFTTTPTFSATPTHTSSATPTLTATDTATLTTTYTITTTDTPTATITPTVTDTPYMTATPTATITSTTTNTPYVTATPTATATATITSTSTNTPYVTATPTATISPTSTVTITPTLAVGTELPEFGMYGGIPAYPIPAKDTLNFVVPGGSQHGEVTISVFNPNGEQIAQLHESTNPGTNLLIWNCQDIPAGVYYVIMVLNNGQTEKFKIAIQK from the coding sequence ATGTTTAAAAAAAGTATCCTGGTATTTAGCTTCGTACTTTTTTGCATGTGCATTACGCCGGCCGCGTGGTCCGCGACATTCACTGTTACCAGCAATCTGGATGCCGGCCCCGGAACTTTACGGGACGCAATTATACTGGCCAACAGCAATGGCAATCCTACTGTGCGGGATACGATCGACTTCAGCCTGCCTTTTCCCGGCAATGTTATTGTCTTGCTTTCAGCTTTGCCGACTATTGTGGAAAATGTACAAATCCTGGGTAACAATAGCGGTAGTTTTGTGAAACTCGTTGGCGGCGGAGCCATGTTTTTTAGCGGGATTTCGATTAATGACCCGGCCAATGCACAAATCATACTCACTGATCTAAGTTTGGTGGCATTTAACTACGCGGTCCATGTTCAATCCAGCAATGTCATTATCTATCATTGTTGGTTTGGTACGGATTGGGCGGACAATATTTCAGCCGGGCAGAACAGTTACGGCATCTATGATGTAGGGAGCAACCTGTCAACCTACGGAGGTTCCGGCTCCTTGTTTCGTAATGTTATTGTGCAAAGCTCCATTGCCGGTATTTATTTGAATGGCAGCACCAATACTCGTATTTGGGGTAACTATATTGGTGTGGACAATGCCGGAAGTGCTGTGCTAGGCAGCCAAACCACAGGTATTATGCTGCATGATACTACGGCTGTGACTGTAGGCGGTAGTTTTACCGGTTCCAATGGTAATGTAATTTCAGGGAATGTAAATGGTATTATTTTGGAGGGAACTGCTTGTACCAATAATACTGTCTCAGGCAATATCATTGGCTTGTCTTTTGATCAATCCTCAGCTATTGCAAATACGGATATGGGTGTGCATCTGTACAATGAAGCTAATAACAATTTTATTGGCACTACTGCTGCCGGTAGTTACAATGTGATTGCCGGCAATGGAACCGGTGTGGGGATCACCAATGCCGGTATTTTTATAAGCGGATCTCCGGCTCCTTATGAGAATTTTATTCAGAATAATTATATTGGATTAAATACTTCCAATGCGCCTTTTTCCAATCAAAAGGGTATTTATATTATGAATGGTGTTGGCAACTTAATCGGCGGATTTCGTGATGCCAACATGGGAAATGTGATATCAGGCAATACGGATGGAACAGTAAATTCAGGTGGTATTGTATGTCAGGATGAGGGCAATACCATTAGTGGTAATTATATTGGCACGGATGATACTGGTGTCAACGCGGTTCCCAATTATTGCGGAATAAGTATAGAAGCTGACGGCAATATGGTCGGTGTGACGCTTACTGCCAAGGATACTCAGAGAAATGTGATTAGTGGTAACACGTATCGTGGGATTCAAATAAGCGACGCAGTAGGTACCAGCATTGCGGGGAATTACCTTGGTCTGACAGCCGATGGCGCGACCGGCTTGGCCAATGGGTATGATTCGATTTATCTCGGCAGCACTGCAACGCAGACTTTAATTGGCGGTAATCACGATAATTTGCGTAATGTAATTGCCGGTAGTAATGGAAATAATTTTGCCATTCACTGCGTCGGTTCTAGTAATAATATGGTTGTCAATAATTATGTCAATTGTAATGCTGCTGGGACCGTATCGGACACGACCTTTCAGAACCAGGAATCCCTGCGCATGAACAATCTGACCGGCGTGAATCCAGCCTATGGCAATTATGTGGCAGACAATTATTTGTGCACAGAGGTCGGTCTCTCTGACGCGCATGGCAACACCTTTGTAGGAAATGCCTTTGGTGTGCTGCCTAATGGGACAGAGGTTACGTGGAGCTCGCCTTATCCGGAAGGTATTACCATTTGGAATGGCGCAACTGGAAACATGTTTGGCTTAAAGGGTGGACAGGGAAATTTATTTGCAGGTCAACCTTTAAATGATGGAATACGCATTAATGGCGGCACCTGTCTTCAGAATGGAATATATGGGAATACAATTACAGGGATGAGTCTACTGCCAATTAATCTTCTCAGTGGCGCGAATCTTGGTTATGCGGCTCCTGTAATATCCGTGGCAACCACAGAATATGGTGTTACCATCACTGCCAATGCATCCACGGATTATGTGGAAGTATTTCTGGCCGGACGCGATTATGGCAATAATCCGGAAGGGAGTTTGCGGTACTTGGGTATTGCCGCTAATCTTTTTGGCAATACTTTCTGGTTCCAACCCAGTGGATATGTTTCAGGCGACTGGATTGCAGCAACCTGTTCGGATATTAGCAACAATACCTCAATGTATTCCGCCGCCTATCAGGTCAGTGCGCCACCCACTGCCACATTCACAACCACGCCGACCTTTTCAGCTACGCCGACCCATACTTCTTCGGCAACGCCTACCTTGACTGCGACAGATACCGCTACTCTTACCACAACTTATACCATTACTACTACTGACACTCCGACAGCTACCATAACACCAACTGTTACAGATACTCCCTATATGACTGCCACACCAACCGCCACCATAACTTCAACAACTACAAATACTCCTTATGTTACTGCTACCCCAACCGCCACGGCAACAGCAACTATAACATCAACCTCCACAAATACCCCGTATGTGACAGCCACACCCACAGCTACTATTTCACCTACGTCTACTGTGACCATCACACCCACGTTGGCTGTCGGCACGGAATTACCGGAGTTTGGAATGTACGGCGGAATTCCAGCTTATCCGATTCCTGCAAAAGATACGCTGAATTTCGTGGTGCCTGGCGGTTCGCAACACGGAGAAGTGACCATATCCGTATTCAATCCCAATGGTGAACAAATAGCGCAATTGCATGAATCCACCAACCCCGGAACCAACCTCCTGATCTGGAATTGTCAGGATATTCCGGCAGGTGTGTACTACGTTATTATGGTATTAAACAACGGACAAACGGAGAAATTTAAAATAGCGATTCAAAAATAA
- a CDS encoding sugar nucleotide-binding protein codes for MKFSSFFTNILHEVPKPQIPQDWRVLMTGVTSIHGWPIFQRLSELLPAEQLYAVRPVQMAIPEGENVYSVCINDYAALSKIKDTFRPTHVIHGMGVCDLDACEANPQWARNINVKGTTNIIDLFGLSAYIMYLGSDLVFSGNRPPANGYLEKHATDPVSVVGRTFLEAEKEIQKAEKHCIVRLALPTGDSVTGTKGAVDFIEKRFKRKLPMTLFYDELRSCIDCQELAEVVMHLFCKETPGLFHLGGEEQVSLYDLGEKILKKGNYSEHLLQRLSRHQEKNGPPRIGNVGLDSTKISNWFAKEFQVVGCRS; via the coding sequence ATGAAATTTTCCAGTTTTTTTACAAATATATTGCATGAAGTACCCAAACCTCAAATCCCCCAGGATTGGCGGGTCTTGATGACAGGTGTCACCTCGATTCACGGGTGGCCGATTTTTCAGCGGTTAAGCGAACTTTTACCGGCAGAACAACTCTATGCTGTCCGGCCCGTACAAATGGCCATTCCGGAAGGGGAAAATGTCTATTCCGTATGCATCAATGACTATGCAGCATTATCAAAAATTAAAGACACGTTCCGCCCAACTCATGTTATTCACGGAATGGGCGTGTGTGATTTAGATGCTTGTGAAGCAAATCCGCAGTGGGCAAGAAATATCAACGTCAAAGGCACCACCAATATTATAGACCTTTTCGGATTATCCGCCTATATCATGTATTTAGGCAGTGACTTGGTTTTTTCCGGAAATCGTCCGCCTGCCAATGGCTATTTGGAAAAACATGCAACAGACCCGGTCAGTGTTGTGGGCCGGACATTTTTGGAGGCGGAAAAAGAAATTCAAAAAGCTGAGAAACATTGTATTGTTCGATTGGCCTTGCCGACCGGTGATTCCGTCACCGGGACCAAAGGCGCGGTTGATTTTATCGAGAAACGCTTCAAGCGCAAGCTGCCCATGACCTTGTTTTATGATGAATTGCGCAGTTGTATTGATTGCCAGGAGCTGGCCGAAGTCGTGATGCATCTTTTTTGCAAAGAAACCCCGGGATTGTTCCATTTGGGGGGAGAAGAACAAGTTAGTCTCTATGATTTAGGAGAAAAAATACTTAAAAAAGGTAATTATTCTGAGCATTTATTACAGCGCTTATCCCGGCATCAAGAAAAAAACGGCCCGCCCCGGATTGGCAATGTCGGCTTGGATTCGACGAAAATAAGCAATTGGTTTGCGAAAGAATTCCAAGTGGTGGGGTGCCGGAGTTGA
- a CDS encoding YwbE family protein: MNGQRRADIKPGLKVAIVLKQDQRSGQLTEGIVKDLLTKSPSHPHGIKVRLIDGQIGRVQKILL, translated from the coding sequence ATGAACGGACAACGACGCGCGGACATAAAACCCGGGTTAAAGGTTGCGATTGTTTTGAAGCAGGATCAGCGCAGCGGGCAATTAACCGAGGGGATTGTAAAAGATTTGTTGACCAAGTCGCCCTCGCATCCACACGGGATCAAAGTCCGGTTAATTGATGGACAGATCGGCCGGGTGCAAAAGATTTTATTGTAG
- a CDS encoding TIGR03545 family protein — protein sequence MTMTKNKKPKKSGPIRLSYTIPAVVLLALAVLFNLFFLNTVLKYSLIAAGEMAVGAKVDIASVSFKFKQLSITINQLAITDRDAPMKNLIQAERIQGALKPLPLLSKKIVISELEVSGLQWGTARKTSGALPPGRQKNIAERMVGKDSGTAKLLTGIKEKSADKATSLPAWQDVQNAKDQIANLSLEGVIKPEELESVKQAQAAKQTYQNKSAAYDKHINSLDIQAKLDAVKPALEDLKNIQVNSLQDAAAAKTKIETAQQKIKELNALKDQINDLQKQAKNDFGETKNLQNRINTWQNQDMKSLTTKLKLPSLSFGSLTEALVGPVWLSKIHKFVALSNTARKYMPTRKKNAKKTEQPRMRGVDVYFPHPAEPPAFLIGKIILTGTTGGEGKAGTPINFSGNASNLTSDPRLLGIPAKADLGGSQSGRSYTVTAVLDHTQDIAKDTVRLNASGLSLADMELPKSDYLPRFDQGSMAIESSFMMDGEKLTATLKAVLGNLKAPAKKSGDNDLVADLWQGVDKVNINATVSGIGDNLDIKITSDLDKLLNKRLNDMAGEKLGELRNKLKAEINKYSQDKQKELMDQYGLSKNSTLNNLTGAQNSVQAKIDDFKKQISEKQNAGKQAADQKKKAAEDELKKKANDQLKNLF from the coding sequence ATGACGATGACCAAAAACAAAAAACCTAAAAAATCCGGACCCATCCGTTTAAGCTATACCATCCCGGCAGTCGTGCTGCTGGCACTGGCTGTGCTCTTCAATCTTTTCTTTCTCAACACAGTACTCAAATACAGTCTGATCGCAGCCGGTGAGATGGCTGTGGGTGCCAAAGTAGACATTGCCTCGGTCTCTTTTAAATTCAAGCAGCTTTCCATCACGATTAATCAACTGGCCATTACTGACAGAGACGCACCCATGAAAAATCTTATTCAGGCTGAGCGCATTCAGGGCGCACTCAAGCCCTTGCCCTTACTCTCGAAGAAAATTGTAATTTCCGAACTTGAAGTCTCAGGATTGCAATGGGGGACAGCCCGCAAAACCTCCGGCGCGCTGCCGCCGGGGCGTCAAAAAAATATCGCCGAGCGTATGGTAGGCAAAGACAGCGGCACTGCCAAACTGCTCACCGGCATCAAGGAAAAAAGCGCAGACAAAGCCACCAGTCTGCCGGCCTGGCAGGATGTGCAAAATGCCAAGGACCAGATCGCCAACCTCTCGCTGGAAGGCGTGATCAAGCCGGAGGAACTGGAAAGTGTCAAGCAGGCCCAAGCTGCAAAACAGACATATCAAAATAAATCGGCTGCTTATGACAAGCATATAAACTCCCTGGATATTCAGGCCAAGCTCGATGCAGTCAAACCGGCTTTGGAAGATCTAAAAAATATTCAGGTCAACTCCTTACAGGATGCGGCCGCTGCCAAAACAAAAATCGAAACAGCGCAACAAAAAATCAAAGAATTAAATGCGCTCAAAGACCAAATCAATGACCTTCAGAAACAGGCAAAAAATGATTTCGGTGAAACCAAAAATCTACAAAACCGGATCAATACCTGGCAGAACCAGGATATGAAATCCCTGACCACCAAGCTCAAGCTACCTTCGCTCTCCTTTGGCAGCCTCACTGAAGCTCTGGTCGGACCTGTCTGGCTTTCCAAAATCCACAAATTTGTGGCGCTAAGCAACACCGCACGCAAATATATGCCAACGCGCAAAAAAAATGCAAAAAAAACCGAGCAGCCGCGTATGCGTGGTGTGGATGTCTATTTCCCGCATCCAGCCGAACCACCGGCTTTCCTGATTGGAAAAATTATTTTGACCGGCACCACCGGCGGCGAGGGCAAAGCAGGGACCCCGATTAATTTTTCCGGCAATGCCTCCAATCTCACATCCGACCCCCGCTTGTTGGGCATCCCGGCCAAAGCCGATCTTGGGGGCAGCCAATCCGGGCGCAGCTATACGGTGACCGCTGTCCTGGACCATACTCAGGATATTGCCAAAGATACTGTCAGACTCAATGCCTCTGGTCTTTCCCTCGCGGATATGGAACTACCAAAATCCGATTACCTGCCCCGCTTTGACCAGGGCAGCATGGCAATCGAGAGCAGCTTCATGATGGATGGTGAAAAACTCACTGCGACGCTCAAGGCTGTGTTGGGCAATCTCAAAGCACCTGCCAAAAAATCCGGTGACAATGATCTGGTAGCTGATCTCTGGCAGGGTGTGGACAAAGTTAACATCAATGCCACGGTCTCCGGAATCGGTGATAATCTGGATATCAAAATCACATCTGATCTGGACAAACTTCTCAATAAGCGTCTCAATGACATGGCAGGTGAAAAACTGGGAGAATTGCGCAACAAGCTCAAAGCTGAGATCAACAAATACAGCCAAGACAAACAAAAAGAACTCATGGACCAATACGGACTTTCCAAAAACAGCACACTGAACAACCTGACAGGTGCGCAAAATTCCGTACAGGCAAAAATTGATGATTTCAAAAAACAGATCAGCGAAAAACAAAATGCCGGCAAACAGGCGGCTGACCAGAAGAAAAAAGCTGCGGAAGATGAATTGAAGAAAAAAGCAAACGATCAGTTGAAAAATTTATTTTAA
- a CDS encoding TIGR03546 family protein, whose amino-acid sequence MIGLKSISKLAKVLQSDASPWQVAVAAALGVVLGMQPANGPQSLVLFICIFFLNVNIGAAFLSAALFALVGGLLDPVAHKIGYALLSGNETLTPLWTSFANMPIVPFTRFNNTVVLGSLILGLLLFVPVMLATKYLIVYYRARWRDKVAKSKLVSWLKLTKIATLFGFGGLKG is encoded by the coding sequence ATGATCGGACTCAAATCCATCAGCAAACTGGCCAAAGTTTTGCAATCAGATGCCTCGCCTTGGCAGGTAGCTGTCGCGGCTGCCTTGGGCGTGGTCCTGGGCATGCAGCCGGCCAACGGCCCGCAAAGTCTGGTTCTCTTTATCTGCATCTTCTTTCTCAATGTCAATATCGGTGCCGCATTTTTAAGTGCCGCCCTCTTTGCCTTGGTGGGCGGTTTACTCGACCCGGTAGCCCATAAAATCGGGTATGCCCTGCTAAGCGGCAACGAGACCTTGACCCCGCTCTGGACCAGCTTCGCCAACATGCCCATTGTTCCTTTTACACGTTTTAACAACACAGTTGTGCTTGGCAGTCTGATACTGGGGTTGCTGCTATTTGTTCCGGTCATGCTCGCAACCAAATATTTGATTGTTTATTACCGCGCCCGCTGGCGCGATAAAGTGGCCAAATCCAAACTGGTGAGTTGGCTCAAACTGACAAAAATTGCAACTCTTTTTGGATTTGGAGGACTGAAGGGATGA
- a CDS encoding Ig-like domain-containing protein, with amino-acid sequence MKKSFLALSVLISLGLLVSCAVQQSPLSPSTTLIGQSNSTSTQKPIVDESSVPSSAALTNPAVYYFENQVTSARMAMDASTINSSNIQVYYKTSDTEETQVTGLGISYNAALKQVQITPSGGWTDNTRYRVLFTTGIRTAAGAPLDGNGNGIAESGTFDNKNMAISIGAPVEIIYTFIAITAGAALDDDDPVLKYLTSTNLNSVQAGSYIHVTLTVTFSEDVDQSTIFVNTTTLHNNFGIVNNATNAAVSPVSVTMIDNQTIEGVFILAANAQYKLTIMGGTSGVRSAVGSTYNLLRGRLYGGEDTVIEAADKVTRYISTVQAGGGLTNVPPTASASYSSTPRYWTVSFSDTMDQTTLTTANFQLEATYTTPIPDETYNVGIKAIEIVNDTTVRLYVPDSFYPNGDNVSMRVIVNRNVKSTDGIKLDGDGDGIGGGTEDDYRSGTSTVDSQL; translated from the coding sequence ATGAAAAAAAGTTTTCTTGCCTTATCCGTTTTAATCAGTCTGGGACTTTTGGTGTCCTGCGCTGTGCAGCAGAGTCCGCTCAGCCCAAGCACCACGCTGATCGGACAGTCAAACAGCACGAGTACGCAAAAACCCATTGTGGATGAATCTTCAGTACCATCATCTGCAGCTTTGACCAACCCGGCGGTTTATTACTTTGAAAACCAGGTCACCAGCGCCCGGATGGCCATGGATGCCTCGACCATCAACAGCAGCAACATCCAGGTCTATTACAAAACCTCGGATACAGAAGAAACCCAGGTAACCGGGCTCGGCATTTCCTACAATGCTGCTTTGAAGCAGGTTCAGATCACACCTTCCGGCGGTTGGACTGACAATACCCGCTACCGTGTGCTTTTCACCACCGGTATCCGGACCGCAGCCGGTGCGCCTCTGGATGGCAATGGCAATGGAATTGCTGAAAGCGGAACATTTGACAATAAAAATATGGCGATTTCAATCGGCGCACCCGTAGAAATCATTTATACTTTCATCGCAATCACTGCCGGCGCAGCGCTGGATGATGATGACCCAGTACTAAAATATCTCACTTCCACCAACCTCAACAGCGTGCAGGCTGGTTCCTATATCCATGTCACCCTCACCGTAACGTTTAGCGAGGATGTGGACCAAAGCACTATTTTCGTTAATACAACTACGTTGCATAACAATTTCGGTATTGTGAATAATGCAACCAATGCTGCGGTCTCTCCGGTAAGCGTCACGATGATTGATAATCAGACTATCGAGGGCGTCTTTATCTTGGCAGCGAATGCCCAGTATAAATTGACTATCATGGGCGGCACAAGCGGTGTTCGCTCAGCAGTCGGCAGCACCTACAATCTTCTCCGCGGCCGGCTCTATGGTGGCGAAGATACTGTGATTGAAGCCGCTGACAAAGTGACTCGCTATATCTCCACAGTCCAGGCAGGCGGTGGACTCACCAATGTACCGCCGACAGCCAGTGCCTCCTACTCATCCACACCTCGTTATTGGACTGTTTCTTTTAGTGATACCATGGACCAAACAACCTTAACAACAGCCAACTTCCAATTGGAAGCGACTTATACGACACCCATCCCGGATGAAACCTACAATGTGGGTATCAAAGCCATTGAGATCGTAAATGATACCACCGTGCGACTCTATGTGCCGGATTCATTCTATCCCAACGGTGACAATGTCTCCATGCGGGTAATTGTAAACCGCAATGTTAAGTCAACGGACGGCATCAAGCTGGACGGTGATGGCGATGGTATTGGCGGAGGCACTGAGGATGATTACCGCAGTGGTACCTCAACGGTTGATTCACAACTATAA